In Bos indicus isolate NIAB-ARS_2022 breed Sahiwal x Tharparkar chromosome 2, NIAB-ARS_B.indTharparkar_mat_pri_1.0, whole genome shotgun sequence, a single genomic region encodes these proteins:
- the MDH1B gene encoding putative malate dehydrogenase 1B isoform X2 yields MAKFVLAGRADCPYYAKAELLADYLQKNLPDFRIHKITQHPDIWEEWLKDLCKKNRWSHNKSPIIWRELLDRGGKGLLLGGYNEFLEHAQLYYGVTSSMTTELMKRVAQENLGTHIEKELEKESLKGLVNPLQVWITSASSLACYHLIPILTSGEVFGPQMEISINLFDNKHTEEKLISHKQEAEDLASPCLQSVSICTQAEEAFHGAHVIIILDDHVDKEINSLEDCIRSRAPLCQLYGSLIEKNAHNFAKIIVGGKTFVNLKTALLMKYAPTFARNIIAVALGVEGQAKAALARKLKITPSCIKDVIIWGNISGNNYVDLRKAKVYRYESAIWGPPHYSRPVLSLLFDREWVNREFVVSLKTLTATGRQFGGMLAAHSIATTLKYWCHGSPPGEIVSLGVLSEGQFGIPKGIVFSMPVKFENGTWVVLTDLKNTEISQQAMTRMANDLIQEQLVALGELANFQPYQSETDLNQEDVKTTLPTKNDHQERRKVSDDYKDLFTHLMPDDEKDLILSDGDLPDPGTEPTSLVPPALADQP; encoded by the exons ATGGCCAAATTCGTGCTCGCGG GTAGAGCTGATTGCCCATATTATGCGAAAGCAGAACTTCTGGCAGATTATTTACAAAAGAATCTTCCTGATTTCCGGATACATAAAATTACACAACATCCTGATATTTGGGAG GAGTGGCTGAAAGATTTGTGCAAAAAGAATAGGTGGAGTCACAACAAGTCCCCTATCATCTGGAGAGAGCTGTTGGATCGTGGAGGAAAGGGTTTGCTTTTGGGAGGATATAACGAGTTCCTAGAACATGCCCAG CTTTACTATGGTGTCACCTCTAGCATGACAACTGAGCTGATGAAGAGAGTTGCTCAAGAAAACCTGGGGACACATATAGAAAAAGAGCTGGAAAAGGAATCCCTGAAAGGTCTTGTTAACCCCTTGCAGGTCTGGATCACCAG tgCATCATCTCTTGCCTGCTACCATCTAATTCCCATCTTGACAAGTGGTGAAGTGTTTGGACCACAAATGGAAATCAGCATAAACCTATTTGACAATAAGCACACAGAAGAAAAACTCATAAGCCACAAACAAGAGGCTGAGGACCTGGCGTCACCCTGCCTCCAGAGTGTGTCCATCTGCACCCAAGCAGAAGAGGCCTTCCACGGGGCCCACGTGATCATCATCCTGGATGACCACGTGGACAAGGAGATAAACAGTCTGGAAGACTGCATTCGCAGCAGAGCTCCTCTGTGTCAGCTCTACGGATCCTTGATTGAGAAAAATGCTCACAATTTTGCCAAAATTATTGTGGGAGGGAAAACCTTTGTGAATCTCAAAACTGCTTTGCTTATGAAATATGCCCCAACCTTTGCCCGCAATATTATCGCAGTGGCCTTGGGTGTGGAAGGCCAAGCGAAGGCAGCACTGGCCAGGAAACTGAAAATTACTCCCTCAT GCATCAAAGATGTGATCATTTGGGGTAATATTAGTGGAAATAACTACGTTGATCTGAGAAAAGCCAAGGTTTACAGATATGAGAGCGCTATTTGGGGACCTCCGCACTATTCACGCCctgttttaagcctgctttttgaCAG GGAGTGGGTAAACAGAGAGTTTGTGGTGAGTCTTAAAACACTGACTGCCACAGGAAGACAATTCGGAGGCATGTTAGCTGCGCACAGTATAGCCACTACGCTGAAATACTGGTGCCATGGCTCACCCCCGGGGGAGATTGTGTCTCTAGGGGTACTGAGTGAAg GCCAGTTTGGTATTCCTAAAGGGATTGTCTTTTCTATGCCTGTGAAATTTGAGAATGGAACTTGGGTGGTTCTTACAGAtctcaaaaatacagaaataagtcAACAAGCAATGACCAGAATGGCAAATGATCTAATTCAG GAGCAACTTGTTGCACTTGGAGAGTTGGCAAATTTTCAGCCATATCAATCAG AAACTGACTTAAACCAAGAAGATGTAAAGACCACCTTACCCACCAAAAATGACCATCAGGAACGTCGAAAAGTGTCAGATG aCTATAAAGACTTGTTTACTCATCTAATGCCAGATGATGAAAAAGATCTAATTTTGTCAGATG gggatcttcctgacccagggactgaacccacgtctcttgtgcctcccgcattggcag ACCAACCCTAA
- the MDH1B gene encoding putative malate dehydrogenase 1B isoform X3 → MAKFVLAGRADCPYYAKAELLADYLQKNLPDFRIHKITQHPDIWEEWLKDLCKKNRWSHNKSPIIWRELLDRGGKGLLLGGYNEFLEHAQLYYGVTSSMTTELMKRVAQENLGTHIEKELEKESLKGLVNPLQVWITSASSLACYHLIPILTSGEVFGPQMEISINLFDNKHTEEKLISHKQEAEDLASPCLQSVSICTQAEEAFHGAHVIIILDDHVDKEINSLEDCIRSRAPLCQLYGSLIEKNAHNFAKIIVGGKTFVNLKTALLMKYAPTFARNIIAVALGVEGQAKAALARKLKITPSCIKDVIIWGNISGNNYVDLRKAKVYRYESAIWGPPHYSRPVLSLLFDREWVNREFVVSLKTLTATGRQFGGMLAAHSIATTLKYWCHGSPPGEIVSLGVLSEETDLNQEDVKTTLPTKNDHQERRKVSDDYKDLFTHLMPDDEKDLILSDGDLPDPGTEPTSLVPPALAGRFFSS, encoded by the exons ATGGCCAAATTCGTGCTCGCGG GTAGAGCTGATTGCCCATATTATGCGAAAGCAGAACTTCTGGCAGATTATTTACAAAAGAATCTTCCTGATTTCCGGATACATAAAATTACACAACATCCTGATATTTGGGAG GAGTGGCTGAAAGATTTGTGCAAAAAGAATAGGTGGAGTCACAACAAGTCCCCTATCATCTGGAGAGAGCTGTTGGATCGTGGAGGAAAGGGTTTGCTTTTGGGAGGATATAACGAGTTCCTAGAACATGCCCAG CTTTACTATGGTGTCACCTCTAGCATGACAACTGAGCTGATGAAGAGAGTTGCTCAAGAAAACCTGGGGACACATATAGAAAAAGAGCTGGAAAAGGAATCCCTGAAAGGTCTTGTTAACCCCTTGCAGGTCTGGATCACCAG tgCATCATCTCTTGCCTGCTACCATCTAATTCCCATCTTGACAAGTGGTGAAGTGTTTGGACCACAAATGGAAATCAGCATAAACCTATTTGACAATAAGCACACAGAAGAAAAACTCATAAGCCACAAACAAGAGGCTGAGGACCTGGCGTCACCCTGCCTCCAGAGTGTGTCCATCTGCACCCAAGCAGAAGAGGCCTTCCACGGGGCCCACGTGATCATCATCCTGGATGACCACGTGGACAAGGAGATAAACAGTCTGGAAGACTGCATTCGCAGCAGAGCTCCTCTGTGTCAGCTCTACGGATCCTTGATTGAGAAAAATGCTCACAATTTTGCCAAAATTATTGTGGGAGGGAAAACCTTTGTGAATCTCAAAACTGCTTTGCTTATGAAATATGCCCCAACCTTTGCCCGCAATATTATCGCAGTGGCCTTGGGTGTGGAAGGCCAAGCGAAGGCAGCACTGGCCAGGAAACTGAAAATTACTCCCTCAT GCATCAAAGATGTGATCATTTGGGGTAATATTAGTGGAAATAACTACGTTGATCTGAGAAAAGCCAAGGTTTACAGATATGAGAGCGCTATTTGGGGACCTCCGCACTATTCACGCCctgttttaagcctgctttttgaCAG GGAGTGGGTAAACAGAGAGTTTGTGGTGAGTCTTAAAACACTGACTGCCACAGGAAGACAATTCGGAGGCATGTTAGCTGCGCACAGTATAGCCACTACGCTGAAATACTGGTGCCATGGCTCACCCCCGGGGGAGATTGTGTCTCTAGGGGTACTGAGTGAAg AAACTGACTTAAACCAAGAAGATGTAAAGACCACCTTACCCACCAAAAATGACCATCAGGAACGTCGAAAAGTGTCAGATG aCTATAAAGACTTGTTTACTCATCTAATGCCAGATGATGAAAAAGATCTAATTTTGTCAGATG gggatcttcctgacccagggactgaacccacgtctcttgtgcctcccgcattggcaggtaggttcttttcTAGCTGA
- the MDH1B gene encoding putative malate dehydrogenase 1B isoform X1, translating to MAKFVLAGRADCPYYAKAELLADYLQKNLPDFRIHKITQHPDIWEEWLKDLCKKNRWSHNKSPIIWRELLDRGGKGLLLGGYNEFLEHAQLYYGVTSSMTTELMKRVAQENLGTHIEKELEKESLKGLVNPLQVWITSASSLACYHLIPILTSGEVFGPQMEISINLFDNKHTEEKLISHKQEAEDLASPCLQSVSICTQAEEAFHGAHVIIILDDHVDKEINSLEDCIRSRAPLCQLYGSLIEKNAHNFAKIIVGGKTFVNLKTALLMKYAPTFARNIIAVALGVEGQAKAALARKLKITPSCIKDVIIWGNISGNNYVDLRKAKVYRYESAIWGPPHYSRPVLSLLFDREWVNREFVVSLKTLTATGRQFGGMLAAHSIATTLKYWCHGSPPGEIVSLGVLSEGQFGIPKGIVFSMPVKFENGTWVVLTDLKNTEISQQAMTRMANDLIQEQLVALGELANFQPYQSETDLNQEDVKTTLPTKNDHQERRKVSDDYKDLFTHLMPDDEKDLILSDGDLPDPGTEPTSLVPPALAGRFFSS from the exons ATGGCCAAATTCGTGCTCGCGG GTAGAGCTGATTGCCCATATTATGCGAAAGCAGAACTTCTGGCAGATTATTTACAAAAGAATCTTCCTGATTTCCGGATACATAAAATTACACAACATCCTGATATTTGGGAG GAGTGGCTGAAAGATTTGTGCAAAAAGAATAGGTGGAGTCACAACAAGTCCCCTATCATCTGGAGAGAGCTGTTGGATCGTGGAGGAAAGGGTTTGCTTTTGGGAGGATATAACGAGTTCCTAGAACATGCCCAG CTTTACTATGGTGTCACCTCTAGCATGACAACTGAGCTGATGAAGAGAGTTGCTCAAGAAAACCTGGGGACACATATAGAAAAAGAGCTGGAAAAGGAATCCCTGAAAGGTCTTGTTAACCCCTTGCAGGTCTGGATCACCAG tgCATCATCTCTTGCCTGCTACCATCTAATTCCCATCTTGACAAGTGGTGAAGTGTTTGGACCACAAATGGAAATCAGCATAAACCTATTTGACAATAAGCACACAGAAGAAAAACTCATAAGCCACAAACAAGAGGCTGAGGACCTGGCGTCACCCTGCCTCCAGAGTGTGTCCATCTGCACCCAAGCAGAAGAGGCCTTCCACGGGGCCCACGTGATCATCATCCTGGATGACCACGTGGACAAGGAGATAAACAGTCTGGAAGACTGCATTCGCAGCAGAGCTCCTCTGTGTCAGCTCTACGGATCCTTGATTGAGAAAAATGCTCACAATTTTGCCAAAATTATTGTGGGAGGGAAAACCTTTGTGAATCTCAAAACTGCTTTGCTTATGAAATATGCCCCAACCTTTGCCCGCAATATTATCGCAGTGGCCTTGGGTGTGGAAGGCCAAGCGAAGGCAGCACTGGCCAGGAAACTGAAAATTACTCCCTCAT GCATCAAAGATGTGATCATTTGGGGTAATATTAGTGGAAATAACTACGTTGATCTGAGAAAAGCCAAGGTTTACAGATATGAGAGCGCTATTTGGGGACCTCCGCACTATTCACGCCctgttttaagcctgctttttgaCAG GGAGTGGGTAAACAGAGAGTTTGTGGTGAGTCTTAAAACACTGACTGCCACAGGAAGACAATTCGGAGGCATGTTAGCTGCGCACAGTATAGCCACTACGCTGAAATACTGGTGCCATGGCTCACCCCCGGGGGAGATTGTGTCTCTAGGGGTACTGAGTGAAg GCCAGTTTGGTATTCCTAAAGGGATTGTCTTTTCTATGCCTGTGAAATTTGAGAATGGAACTTGGGTGGTTCTTACAGAtctcaaaaatacagaaataagtcAACAAGCAATGACCAGAATGGCAAATGATCTAATTCAG GAGCAACTTGTTGCACTTGGAGAGTTGGCAAATTTTCAGCCATATCAATCAG AAACTGACTTAAACCAAGAAGATGTAAAGACCACCTTACCCACCAAAAATGACCATCAGGAACGTCGAAAAGTGTCAGATG aCTATAAAGACTTGTTTACTCATCTAATGCCAGATGATGAAAAAGATCTAATTTTGTCAGATG gggatcttcctgacccagggactgaacccacgtctcttgtgcctcccgcattggcaggtaggttcttttcTAGCTGA